In one Dama dama isolate Ldn47 chromosome 5, ASM3311817v1, whole genome shotgun sequence genomic region, the following are encoded:
- the LOC133055505 gene encoding uncharacterized protein LOC133055505 — MQDIQKAREDCPPPPPGHQIPLPAPSPSLRALAHSLPSPPPPGAASAAARSSPAPPPADRSLARTPGPSLALHPSPALPRSPLPVIDRQDVGVERGRSECSSRHPRSPAAAAAAARGRDSSQPQSPPQPREQCRQHLENALKHPKRWTMPCHCNWEGGKPDFF, encoded by the exons ATGCAGGACAT CCAGAAAGCCAGAGAGGAC tgtcccccacccccgcccggcCACCAAAtccctctccccgccccctcgCCCAGTCTCCGCGCTCTGGCACACTCCCTGCCATCTCCACCGCCCCCAGGAGCAGCCTCAGCCGCCGCGCGCTCTTCCCCCGCGCCCCCGCCCGCCGATCGCTCGCTCGCACGCACGCCCG GTCCTTCGCTCGCTCTCCATCCCTCGCCGGCGCTCCCTCGCTCCCCCCTCCCCGTGATTGACAGGCAAGATGTCGGTGTGGAGCGAGGCAGGAGCGAATGCAGCAGCCGTCACCCCCGGAGcccggcggcggcagcagcagcagcgcgaGGACGAGACAGCAGCCAGCCGCAGTCGCCGCCGCAGCCGCGGGAGCAATGCAGACAGCATCTTGAGAACGCGCTAAAGCACCCCAAACGGTGGACAATGCCGTGTCACTGCAACTGGGAGGGGGGCAAACCAGATTTTTTTTGA